From Erigeron canadensis isolate Cc75 chromosome 8, C_canadensis_v1, whole genome shotgun sequence, one genomic window encodes:
- the LOC122610850 gene encoding uncharacterized protein LOC122610850, with protein sequence MAPEPPPDSSSKPTTVSALDFGDPLYLHPTDTSGASILSFKLSGTKNYNVWSCAMMLALEIKNKVGFIDGSCEKNNDDLVLAKQWDRCNSVVLSWILGSVSQDLYMGQIFSIIASEVWDDLKETYDKVDGSVTFNLHHKINTLSQNGSSLSEYYHKLNTF encoded by the coding sequence ATGGCTCCTGAACCTCCTCCTGATAGTAGCTCTAAGCCTACTACTGTTAGTGCTCTTGATTTTGGTGATCCTTTATATCTTCATCCTACTGATACTAGTGGTGCTTCTATTCTGTCTTTTAAATTGAGTGGTACTAAGAATTATAATGTGTGGTCATGTGCTATGATGCTTGCTTTGgaaatcaaaaataaagtaGGTTTTATAGATGGTTCATGTGAGAAAAATAATGATGATCTTGTATTAGCTAAACAGTGGGATAGATGTAATTCAGTGGTATTATCTTGGATATTAGGATCTGTTAGTCAAGATTTGTACATGGGTCAAATTTTCTCTATAATTGCAAGTGAGGTTTGGGATGACTTAAAAGAAACCTATGATAAAGTTGATGGATCTGTTACTTTTAATCTTCATCATAAAATTAATACTCTAAGTCAAAATGGTTCTTCTTTGTCTGAGTATTATCATAAATTGAACACATTTTAG
- the LOC122611283 gene encoding ubiquitin domain-containing protein DSK2b-like, translated as MGVEGESTQTTTVDGGDNNTEINLNIRCSNGNKFAVRASLRSTVVDFKDLLAQKCDVPANQQRLIYKGRILKDDQTLDSYGLQADHTIHMVRGSAPAPATSAPAGTANTPPVGSQGAGANEGLGLGGAAAGAPLFPGLGLGGLGGAGGPNLFGAGLPEFEQVQQQLTQNPNMMRDMMNTPAIQSILNNPEIMRSMIMSNPQMRDIIDRNPELAHILNDPAILRQTLEAARNPELMREMMRNTDRAMSNIESSPEGFNMLRRMYENVQEPFLNATTTGGGAANDPASNPFAALLGNQGAATQTPAATGAETTPGSAAPNSNPLPNPWGGTTGGVQANAGTRAPNVSGLGGLGLPGLDRPSGMPDMSQLMQNPAVSQMMQSLLSNPQYMEQVIGQNPQLRSMFDSNPQLREMMQNPEVLRQLTSPQMMQQMMSLQQLLPQLNQQQSTLDPTQTGAATGTPNNMGLDMLMNMFGGLGGAGLTVPNVPDVPPEELYATQLSQLQEMGFFDTQENIRALRATSGNVHAAVERLLGNFGQ; from the exons atgggTGTAGAAGGTGAGTCAACTCAAACCACCACCGTTGACGGTGGCGATAATAATACAGAGATCAATCTCAATATCCGATGCTCTAACGGCAATAAGTTCGCCGTCCGTGCATCGCTCCGATCAACCGTCGTCGATTTCAAAGATCTGTTGGCTCAAAAATGCGATGTTCCGGCCAATCAACAACGATTGATTTATAAAGGAAGGATTTTGAAAGATGATCAAACCTTAGACAGTTATG GTTTGCAGGCAGATCACACAATTCATATGGTGCGCGGTTCTGCTCCAGCACCAGCTACAAGTGCACCTGCTGGGACTGCTAATACTCCCCCGGTTGGTTCTCAAGGTGCGGGTGCTAATGAAGGTCTCGGGTTGGGAGGTGCTGCAGCTGGTGCACCCTTATTTCCTGGACTTGGTTTGGGTGGACTTGGGGGTGCTGGTGGACCGAACTTATTTGGGGCTGGACTTCCTGAATTTGAACAAGTCCAGCAGCAGCTAACTCAGAATCCAAATATGATGAGAGATATGATGAACACACCAGCAATTCAAAGTATACTGAATAACCCTGAAATCATGCGTAGCATGATTATGAGCAATCCTCAGATGCGTGATATCATTGACCGTAACCCTGAACTGGCTCATATTCTCAATGACCCTGCCATCCTTAGGCAGACACTAGAAGCAGCCCGGAATCCTGAGCTTATGCGTGAGATGATGAGAAACACTGACCGAGCAATGAGCAATATTGAATCTTCTCCTGAGGGTTTTAACATGCTTAGACGCATGTATGAGAATGTTCAAGAACCCTTTTTGAATGCCACGACAACGGGTGGAGGTGCTGCTAATGATCCAGCTTCTAACCCATTTGCAGCTTTACTTGGGAACCAGGGTGCTGCTACTCAAACTCCTGCTGCAACAGGCGCAGAAACAACTCCAGGATCTGCAGCTCCTAATTCAAACCCACTTCCCAACCCTTGGGGTGGTACTACTG GTGGTGTCCAGGCAAACGCTGGTACAAGAGCGCCAAATGTATCTGGGTTAGGTGGTCTTGGTTTACCAGGGTTAGACCGCCCTTCTGGAATGCCGGACATGAGTCAGCTAATGCAAAACCCGGCTGTTTCTCAGATGATGCAAAGCTTGCTTTCAAACCCCCAGTATATGGAACAG GTTATTGGCCAAAACCCTCAACTACGCAGCATGTTCGATTCTAACCCTCAGTTAAGAGAAATGATGCAAAATCCAGAAGTACTACGCCAGTTAACTTCACCTCAGATGATGCAG CAAATGATGTCTTTACAGCAGCTTCTACCTCAGCTTAACCAGCAACAATCAACTTT gGATCCTACCCAGACTGGTGCTGCTACAG GAACACCTAACAATATGGGGCTGGACATGTTGATGAATATGTTTGGTGGGCTTGGAGGTGCAGGATTGACTGTTCCAAATGTGCCTGATG TGCCACCAGAAGAACTTTATGCGACTCAACTATCACAACTTCAAGAGATGGGGTTCTTTGATACGCAAGAGAATATTAGGGCGCTACGTGCTACTTCTGGAAATGTTCATGCTGCTGTCGAGAGACTCTTGGGAAACTTTGGTCAGTGA